The Planktothrix tepida PCC 9214 genome window below encodes:
- a CDS encoding NAD(P)/FAD-dependent oxidoreductase — protein MQLSKNNLQDKQNPIYDVIVIGGGAGGLSAGIYLKRYRLSSLMIDKGKARSFWMQELHNYLGLPPDTPGRVLLQRGKEHYASLDGDFLNGFVEEVIDEGQTFAIKVKVGRQNSIEAVFRSKYLIAASGIIDYLPPLDDMRNVYEYAGYNLHVCMVCDGYEMIDKKCGFFAGSEVAIEEMVFNLSWFTPYITIFTHGVFTISEPLRNKLKEYGYPIIETPIHQFVGKNHKMTGVELTDGSLIELETGLISMGSRYHNTYLKDINLELQGNNLLTDKMCRTSHPRIFAIGDLKVGLNQVIIAAGDGALAATAIWREIRRTTGARPWLENLA, from the coding sequence ATGCAGCTTTCCAAAAATAATTTACAGGATAAACAAAACCCAATTTATGATGTTATAGTGATTGGTGGCGGTGCTGGTGGACTTTCGGCAGGAATTTATTTAAAACGTTATCGCCTTTCTAGTTTAATGATTGATAAAGGCAAAGCTCGGTCATTTTGGATGCAGGAATTACATAATTATTTGGGTTTACCTCCCGATACACCCGGACGAGTTTTATTACAACGGGGAAAAGAACATTATGCTAGTTTAGATGGGGATTTTCTCAACGGTTTTGTTGAAGAAGTCATCGATGAAGGACAAACCTTTGCCATTAAAGTCAAAGTCGGTCGTCAAAATAGTATTGAAGCGGTGTTTCGTTCAAAATACTTAATTGCTGCAAGCGGAATTATCGACTATTTACCTCCCTTAGATGATATGCGAAACGTTTACGAATATGCGGGTTATAACCTGCACGTTTGTATGGTCTGTGATGGGTATGAAATGATTGATAAAAAATGTGGTTTTTTTGCTGGGAGTGAAGTCGCAATTGAAGAAATGGTATTTAATTTAAGTTGGTTTACTCCTTATATTACTATTTTTACCCATGGAGTATTTACCATCAGTGAACCTCTGAGAAATAAATTAAAAGAATATGGTTATCCAATCATAGAAACCCCCATTCATCAATTTGTCGGAAAAAATCATAAAATGACCGGAGTTGAGTTAACCGATGGAAGCTTAATTGAGTTAGAAACTGGATTAATTTCGATGGGATCTCGCTATCATAATACCTATCTTAAAGATATTAATCTGGAACTACAAGGAAATAATTTACTCACTGATAAAATGTGTCGAACTTCTCACCCTAGAATTTTTGCAATTGGGGATTTAAAAGTGGGGTTAAATCAAGTTATAATAGCAGCAGGAGATGGAGCATTAGCTGCTACAGCAATTTGGCGAGAAATTCGTCGGACTACCGGAGCAAGACCTTGGCTAGAAAACCTAGCCTAA
- a CDS encoding Uma2 family endonuclease, translating to MQLLETNTTQKRTYTPEEYLTLEETAEYKSEYHDGEIIPMTGGTTNHNQIAGNFYKKFPLTIKEQKYRLFIGDVRLWIPATRRYVYPDVMVIQGKPTYQGKNTTTVTNPTIIVEVLSKSTEGYDKTDKFRFYRSIPTFQEYILIDQNAYYLEHYSKTGEKQWRFTEYDSDQDIISLSSVEFQFTLSELYEQVDFSEIEETEIEETELEA from the coding sequence ATGCAACTACTCGAAACTAACACAACCCAAAAACGCACTTACACCCCGGAAGAATACCTCACCCTAGAGGAAACCGCAGAATATAAAAGCGAATATCACGATGGAGAAATTATACCGATGACGGGTGGCACCACCAACCACAACCAAATTGCAGGAAACTTTTACAAAAAATTCCCTTTGACCATCAAAGAACAAAAATATCGGCTATTTATCGGCGACGTTCGCCTCTGGATACCCGCCACCCGACGCTATGTTTATCCTGATGTGATGGTAATTCAGGGAAAGCCTACTTACCAAGGAAAAAATACCACCACTGTCACTAACCCCACCATTATCGTTGAGGTTTTATCAAAATCAACAGAAGGTTACGATAAAACTGATAAATTTCGCTTTTATCGCTCTATTCCTACATTCCAAGAATATATTTTAATTGACCAAAATGCTTATTATTTGGAACACTATTCAAAAACGGGAGAAAAACAATGGAGATTTACCGAATATGACTCAGATCAGGATATTATCTCTCTGAGTTCCGTTGAATTCCAATTTACTTTAAGCGAACTTTATGAACAAGTAGATTTTTCGGAAATTGAAGAGACGGAAATTGAAGAGACGGAACTTGAAGCATAA
- a CDS encoding PIN domain-containing protein, whose translation MKTSNDFTHAIASTSLPETFHKDPADRILVAIAKRYGIPLVTYDSKILSYPLVQTIW comes from the coding sequence ATGAAAACTAGCAATGATTTTACTCATGCGATCGCAAGTACATCTTTACCAGAAACTTTCCATAAAGATCCAGCAGATAGAATTTTAGTAGCGATCGCTAAACGATATGGTATTCCCTTAGTAACTTATGATAGCAAAATTTTGAGCTATCCCCTTGTACAGACTATCTGGTAG
- a CDS encoding DUF29 domain-containing protein produces the protein MTTIQSMAIKSLYEQDFYEWLQTNINLLRERNFADIDLENILEELESMGRSEKNALKSNLRILLMHLLKYKYQPEKRTNSWVYTIIEHRIRLGDTFTTSPSLYRFFEEIFNESYQNARKLAAGETGLSINEFPPESPFTVEEVLNTDFLPSDKN, from the coding sequence ATGACAACGATTCAATCAATGGCAATAAAGTCCCTTTATGAACAGGATTTTTATGAGTGGCTACAAACCAATATAAACTTATTAAGAGAGAGAAATTTTGCCGATATAGATTTAGAAAATATCCTAGAGGAACTGGAAAGTATGGGGAGAAGTGAGAAAAATGCTTTAAAAAGTAATCTGAGAATACTTCTGATGCACTTACTCAAGTATAAATATCAGCCGGAAAAACGAACAAATAGTTGGGTGTACACCATTATAGAACATCGAATACGCCTCGGAGATACTTTCACAACCAGTCCGAGTTTATATCGTTTTTTTGAAGAGATTTTTAATGAATCTTATCAAAATGCTAGGAAACTAGCCGCAGGTGAAACAGGTTTATCGATTAATGAATTTCCCCCAGAGTCTCCCTTTACGGTAGAAGAAGTTCTTAATACTGATTTTTTACCGTCTGACAAGAATTGA
- a CDS encoding polysaccharide deacetylase family protein: MLKGLYQRFIYITSSLILWGCANSTSLFPPTKTLNVAVSPTPKPPQPIEEKPVNGLGGYFYSNGENAFGPFTQRMVQKCQGLNGGSVCNTQQWPEALFLKAYGQKRCPDGSRFNQILGYCVDGNEALGLFPKELIPTCNQANDSSTCVSTRQNARLLYKKMQDKKLITPVGRPPQFVLLAFDGSRSLDAWKKSRNFTQTMAKKNIQAHFTYFISGVYFVNNEKRNLYTPPGGKGRGRSAIGWGGTPEEINLRLEQLNKAYQEGHEIGSHAVGHFDGSRWSEADWTREFDYFNQFIFNAYKINNLKGSLAFDVSAIQGFRAPELGQSPGLYKTLKKRRFRYDTSRVAAANYWPKLENGVWNFPLASLTTAMTRKNVLSMDYNFYYAHSKGKPNSSNAKRYEEDMFQTYLKYFQSNYLGNRAPVHIGHHFSDWNQGAYWKALFRFAEEVCGKPEVQCVTYSVLADFMDLQTPEQIAIYQKGGFPKLDKGKKN; encoded by the coding sequence ATGTTGAAAGGGTTGTATCAACGCTTTATTTATATTACTTCGTCCTTAATATTGTGGGGTTGTGCCAATTCCACCTCGCTTTTTCCACCGACTAAAACCCTTAACGTTGCCGTCTCCCCAACACCAAAACCACCGCAACCCATCGAAGAAAAACCTGTTAATGGGTTAGGAGGTTACTTCTATTCTAACGGTGAAAATGCTTTTGGGCCGTTTACCCAGCGCATGGTACAAAAATGTCAAGGCTTGAATGGGGGGAGTGTTTGTAATACCCAACAATGGCCGGAAGCCTTGTTCCTCAAAGCCTATGGACAAAAACGTTGTCCTGATGGGAGTCGCTTCAATCAAATTCTGGGCTACTGCGTTGATGGAAATGAAGCGTTAGGGCTTTTTCCTAAAGAGCTTATCCCAACCTGTAACCAAGCTAACGATAGCAGCACTTGTGTGTCAACTCGCCAGAATGCCCGCTTGTTGTATAAAAAGATGCAGGATAAAAAACTGATTACCCCGGTCGGTCGTCCCCCTCAGTTTGTTCTACTGGCTTTTGATGGTTCTCGCTCCCTGGATGCGTGGAAAAAATCTCGCAATTTCACTCAAACTATGGCAAAAAAGAATATTCAGGCTCACTTTACCTATTTTATTAGCGGGGTTTACTTTGTAAATAATGAGAAACGCAATCTCTATACCCCTCCTGGGGGAAAAGGTCGGGGACGGTCTGCCATTGGTTGGGGTGGCACTCCCGAAGAGATTAATCTGCGCCTGGAACAGTTGAACAAAGCCTACCAAGAAGGTCATGAAATTGGCTCCCATGCGGTGGGTCATTTTGATGGGAGTCGCTGGAGTGAGGCGGACTGGACGCGAGAATTTGACTATTTTAATCAATTTATTTTTAATGCTTACAAAATCAACAATTTAAAAGGGTCTTTGGCATTTGATGTCAGTGCAATTCAAGGATTTCGTGCTCCTGAGTTGGGTCAGAGTCCGGGTTTATATAAAACCTTGAAAAAAAGAAGATTTCGTTATGATACTAGCCGAGTCGCCGCCGCGAATTATTGGCCAAAACTTGAAAATGGGGTTTGGAATTTCCCCTTGGCTTCTCTTACAACAGCGATGACTCGCAAAAATGTTTTATCAATGGATTATAACTTTTACTATGCCCATTCTAAGGGAAAACCTAACTCTAGTAATGCCAAACGTTATGAAGAAGATATGTTTCAAACCTATTTAAAATATTTCCAAAGTAACTATTTAGGAAACCGTGCACCTGTGCATATCGGTCATCATTTTTCCGATTGGAATCAAGGTGCTTACTGGAAAGCGCTATTTCGCTTTGCGGAGGAGGTTTGTGGGAAACCAGAAGTTCAATGTGTTACCTATAGTGTGTTAGCGGATTTTATGGATTTACAAACTCCTGAACAAATTGCTATTTATCAGAAGGGGGGTTTTCCTAAATTAGATAAAGGAAAAAAGAATTAA
- a CDS encoding transposase yields the protein MGRSRYKVLEDRPHFVTCTTVNWIPIFSHPEFAQIILNSLKFLHDQQRLILHSYVLMENHLHLIGTAENLSKEIRTFKSFTARSIIDQLKQNQSHHLLTQLKAAKLPHKTDQDYQLW from the coding sequence ATGGGACGTAGCCGCTATAAAGTATTAGAAGATAGACCCCATTTTGTGACTTGCACAACCGTTAACTGGATTCCCATTTTCAGCCATCCAGAATTTGCTCAAATTATCCTTAATTCCTTAAAGTTTTTACACGACCAACAGCGCTTAATTTTACACAGCTACGTTTTAATGGAGAACCATCTACATTTAATTGGAACTGCTGAAAACTTATCCAAAGAAATCAGAACCTTTAAATCCTTTACCGCTCGTTCTATTATTGATCAACTCAAGCAAAATCAAAGTCATCATCTATTAACTCAACTTAAAGCCGCTAAACTCCCCCATAAAACTGATCAAGACTATCAACTTTGGTAA
- a CDS encoding Uma2 family endonuclease, which produces MVANQQQNYISLEDYLAGEETSPIKHEYIDGQVYAMAGASDAHVTICLNLASALRNHVRGRGCRVYMSDMKAQIDTANIYYYPDILVTCDPRDRELTNYKKYPCLIVEVLSPKTEAFDRGDKFADYQQLETLQEYILINQKRQRVECLRRNPEGLWVLQFYHPGSEIHLKSIDFRTPIDALYEDVTFEDNRD; this is translated from the coding sequence ATGGTAGCAAATCAACAGCAAAATTACATTTCTCTCGAAGATTATCTAGCAGGGGAAGAAACCAGCCCTATCAAACACGAATATATTGACGGGCAAGTTTATGCAATGGCAGGGGCCAGTGATGCTCATGTTACCATTTGCTTAAACTTAGCTTCAGCCTTAAGAAATCATGTTCGAGGACGGGGTTGTCGTGTCTATATGTCCGATATGAAAGCCCAAATTGATACAGCTAATATTTATTACTATCCTGATATTTTAGTGACTTGTGATCCGAGAGATCGAGAATTAACAAATTATAAAAAATATCCTTGTTTAATTGTTGAAGTTTTATCCCCAAAAACAGAAGCCTTTGACAGAGGTGATAAATTTGCCGACTATCAACAATTAGAAACGTTACAAGAATATATTTTAATTAACCAAAAACGTCAGCGTGTTGAATGCTTACGTCGAAATCCTGAAGGTCTTTGGGTCTTACAATTCTACCACCCAGGGAGTGAAATTCATTTAAAAAGTATTGATTTTCGCACTCCTATTGACGCTTTATATGAAGATGTCACCTTTGAAGATAATCGTGATTAA
- a CDS encoding aldehyde oxygenase (deformylating), whose amino-acid sequence MSESLSTQKLDYNSDTYRDSFSRINGIVIEGEQEAYDNFISLAELLPEFSKELMKLGKMEQGHRKSFEACGKNLNVIPDLEMAKYFFADLRQLFQTAATTSKIATCLLIQSLVIESFAIAAYHNYIPVADNFARKITQSVVKDEYHHLNFGILWLKQHFQEIKAELETANRQILPIILRMLNQVESDVKVLGMNKLELIEEFMVHYGESLHQIGFKTTEILRLSSQALTA is encoded by the coding sequence ATGTCTGAATCCTTATCCACTCAAAAGTTAGATTATAATAGCGATACTTACCGTGATAGTTTCAGCCGAATTAACGGAATTGTGATTGAAGGAGAACAGGAAGCCTATGATAATTTTATCAGTTTGGCTGAACTTTTGCCCGAATTTTCCAAAGAATTAATGAAGTTAGGTAAAATGGAACAGGGTCATCGTAAAAGTTTTGAAGCCTGTGGTAAAAACTTGAATGTTATTCCTGATTTAGAAATGGCAAAGTATTTTTTTGCTGATTTGCGCCAATTATTTCAAACAGCAGCAACTACCTCAAAAATTGCAACTTGTTTGTTAATTCAATCCTTAGTCATTGAATCCTTTGCGATCGCAGCTTATCATAACTATATTCCCGTTGCCGATAATTTTGCTCGAAAAATTACTCAATCTGTCGTTAAAGATGAATACCACCATCTTAACTTTGGAATTCTTTGGCTCAAACAACACTTTCAAGAGATCAAAGCCGAACTAGAAACCGCAAATCGTCAAATTTTACCCATCATCTTGCGAATGCTCAATCAAGTTGAATCTGATGTTAAAGTGCTCGGAATGAACAAACTCGAACTCATCGAAGAATTTATGGTTCATTATGGAGAATCTCTCCATCAAATCGGCTTTAAAACCACCGAAATTTTACGACTTTCTAGCCAAGCGTTAACCGCTTAA